In the Polyangiaceae bacterium genome, one interval contains:
- a CDS encoding RnfABCDGE type electron transport complex subunit B — MLLSQILTAGGIMFGVALLFGVILAIANRKLRVEEDPRIDEVESMLPGSNCGACGQPGCRAFAENVVNGAVQASGCTVSSPEGIANIAAFLGVDAGVREKRVARLHCAGGKSSVRRMAEYSGLKSCRAAFIVNGGGRACAWGCLGLADCEVACTFDAISMTDEDLPQVNVDKCTACNDCVEACPLDLFTLEPLANPVLVQCASPLAGADATRACSVACDACGRCALDAADGAIVMTNGLPKLMSPSRLDASCTLRCPTGAITVVEGNQFQRRKLKVVA; from the coding sequence GTGCTGCTGAGCCAGATCTTGACCGCAGGTGGGATCATGTTCGGCGTCGCGTTGTTGTTCGGCGTCATCTTGGCCATTGCGAATCGCAAACTGCGCGTCGAGGAAGACCCGCGCATCGACGAGGTGGAATCGATGTTGCCGGGCTCCAACTGCGGCGCTTGCGGACAGCCTGGCTGCCGCGCTTTCGCCGAGAACGTCGTAAACGGAGCGGTGCAGGCCAGCGGCTGCACCGTGAGTAGCCCCGAGGGCATCGCGAACATCGCGGCGTTCTTGGGCGTGGACGCCGGGGTGAGGGAGAAGCGCGTCGCCAGGCTGCACTGCGCGGGAGGAAAGTCTTCCGTACGTCGGATGGCGGAGTACTCCGGGCTGAAGTCGTGTCGCGCCGCATTCATCGTCAACGGCGGCGGACGTGCCTGCGCCTGGGGCTGTTTGGGCCTCGCGGATTGCGAAGTGGCTTGCACCTTCGACGCCATCTCCATGACCGACGAAGACTTGCCGCAGGTGAATGTCGACAAGTGCACTGCGTGTAACGACTGCGTCGAGGCCTGTCCCCTCGACCTGTTCACCCTCGAACCCCTGGCCAACCCGGTGCTCGTGCAGTGTGCGAGCCCCCTGGCAGGCGCGGATGCCACGCGTGCCTGCTCGGTTGCTTGTGACGCATGCGGTCGCTGCGCCCTCGACGCGGCGGACGGAGCGATCGTGATGACGAACGGACTGCCGAAGCTGATGAGCCCCTCTCGGCTCGATGCGTCTTGCACACTGCGCTGCCCCACGGGTGCGATCACCGTCGTGGAAGGCAATCAATTCCAGCGCCGCAAACTCAAGGTAGTAGCATGA
- a CDS encoding ferredoxin — translation MLETPRRDAAGAAAEPESRGKVTRSSQFEVATGAGLLQRAGRAICGVEAASTEAEAEGLALAGQRACRALSAQAASAPPHAAWVLHKAGPPSGFGGFSFSAANGQEAADHALLAHLLCDLGNDAVECVVDEQFAERPWQYQPISSTQLKAAFALQTPADAERMARVRAAEAHLSGVLQRDCAPTILEHGDGANVVLVAHGAAREQAQALVEQLRKHGTPTALLGVRRLRPFPEAEVQEALQGKRKVVVLGADAALGEDVLRVLQRTTDGTPIDLQHAPCELEAVQRALGARVQPAAIDEAPCVTVGLAPAGPRARELLFAALSEIAESVATVSIPTSADVVALGVAKRWVSNPRATLDLVFIAHPALLNESLRLSKGARVVLVQEADSANDVARSLSAVQRELCGQMSLTVDWLDPRAGKELDPTASWLTMQEALDDALFPLLHQRLGLPSRSPKSRLVSVRTDAPPPPNKSELDFRTPRARPLLPKAEGQVSDSWRLALRRFHLTGKGEVGAEALLPLAPALATCLVRQTAQAYPLFVDEATPGEVQRVSEWLRDKLAAMARSGQALPIITEHQARLLAATAAVVAEKGATELSSVIGLACERFSHELGLSEKGKQTLAEEVGVLGKAVTERGRVLGLNHDLPVELYAAVVLPERRRRRAVLKQEVGRLHLRLAEMLQVDDSNSPRAAEPARVARSLGEVDFVDSAALAPFLARRQGSQRMSDERRLRLQRTAAILEDFMSKLDVAPELFLVSARAVDPGPWRVHAVTHDDPLGVALGLFDGLVWELMPVVRALRVARLEIQGVYDDAIHGPVLDELDWSRFEEAELSCLPPVLAVETAEAVWSVSQHSLSDVMQSGRPIHVLVEEPFGSDSEHPLGGLGYALVGHREAVVVQTSLARPDHLVRGLTFMADTTRPAFMVVPPHPSTGPMPAWLRLAAGHEGRAAPCFSYVPDRGLTWAESFDVSGNPSPEASWPVHAIDAEDASGNPESVEEAFTFAHAAALELGFRQHFWAVPVKAWSDEQIPMAEYLEQMLHGEPEKIPYVWTTDAAGNLGRAIVSRAMAQESHRALRLWRALEELGGTRNEYARRAALAARESAQQEAEQERQDLEKRHAAELERVRDETAGEALERLARALMDPQSLALAGPTGAALPMPMSPAPAPSSPAAEAAPAEAAPAPAVEEEEEEMSFSDPFVDTVLCTSCNECININPKLFVYNGDKQAVLGDASAGTFLQLVKAAEKCPASCIHPGAPRKGDTTANDELVARAAKFNQ, via the coding sequence ATGCTCGAAACACCACGCAGGGACGCTGCCGGAGCGGCAGCGGAGCCCGAGAGTCGGGGCAAGGTCACCCGCAGCTCGCAGTTCGAGGTCGCAACCGGCGCCGGGTTGTTGCAGCGCGCCGGTCGCGCGATTTGTGGAGTGGAGGCGGCCTCCACGGAAGCCGAAGCCGAGGGGTTGGCCTTGGCGGGTCAACGCGCCTGCCGTGCGCTGTCCGCGCAAGCTGCGAGCGCGCCGCCGCACGCTGCTTGGGTGCTGCACAAGGCTGGTCCACCCTCGGGCTTTGGCGGCTTCTCCTTCAGCGCTGCCAACGGTCAGGAAGCGGCGGACCACGCTCTGCTCGCTCACTTGCTGTGCGACTTGGGGAACGACGCCGTGGAATGCGTGGTGGACGAGCAGTTTGCGGAGCGCCCCTGGCAATACCAGCCCATCTCGTCGACCCAGCTGAAGGCGGCTTTTGCCCTGCAGACGCCGGCCGACGCCGAGCGCATGGCACGCGTGCGGGCGGCGGAGGCCCACTTGAGCGGCGTGCTTCAGCGCGACTGCGCCCCGACGATCCTCGAGCATGGTGATGGCGCCAACGTCGTGCTGGTGGCACATGGCGCGGCTCGCGAACAAGCGCAGGCGCTTGTCGAGCAACTGCGCAAGCACGGCACGCCCACGGCCTTGCTCGGCGTGCGCAGGTTGCGTCCCTTCCCCGAAGCAGAAGTGCAGGAGGCGCTGCAAGGCAAGCGCAAGGTCGTGGTGCTCGGCGCCGACGCTGCGCTCGGCGAAGACGTGCTCAGAGTGCTGCAACGCACGACGGACGGCACGCCCATCGATCTGCAGCACGCGCCCTGCGAGCTGGAGGCCGTGCAGCGCGCCCTGGGTGCTCGCGTTCAACCCGCGGCCATCGACGAAGCGCCTTGTGTGACCGTCGGCCTGGCACCCGCGGGCCCCCGTGCCCGCGAGTTGCTGTTTGCGGCGCTCTCGGAGATCGCGGAGTCGGTTGCGACGGTTTCGATACCGACGAGCGCGGACGTGGTGGCGCTGGGCGTTGCCAAGCGCTGGGTGAGCAACCCACGTGCGACGTTGGATCTCGTGTTCATCGCGCATCCTGCGTTGCTCAACGAGTCCTTGCGACTGAGCAAAGGCGCCCGCGTGGTCTTGGTTCAGGAGGCGGACTCGGCGAACGACGTGGCGCGGTCCCTCAGTGCCGTGCAGCGCGAGCTCTGCGGGCAAATGTCGTTGACCGTGGATTGGCTCGACCCGCGTGCGGGCAAGGAGCTGGACCCGACGGCATCGTGGCTCACGATGCAGGAAGCGCTCGATGACGCCCTGTTCCCCCTACTGCACCAGCGGTTGGGATTGCCCTCTCGCAGTCCGAAGAGCCGCTTGGTGTCCGTGCGCACCGACGCACCACCACCGCCGAACAAGTCCGAGCTGGACTTCCGTACGCCCCGGGCGCGCCCGCTCCTTCCCAAGGCCGAGGGACAGGTCAGCGATTCCTGGCGGCTCGCCCTTCGGCGCTTTCACCTGACCGGGAAAGGCGAAGTAGGGGCAGAGGCATTGTTGCCTTTGGCACCTGCACTGGCGACTTGCCTGGTGCGCCAGACGGCACAGGCCTACCCCCTCTTCGTCGACGAAGCTACGCCCGGCGAAGTGCAGCGGGTGAGCGAGTGGCTGCGAGACAAGCTGGCTGCGATGGCCAGGAGCGGTCAGGCGCTGCCCATCATCACGGAACATCAGGCACGCTTGCTGGCGGCAACCGCGGCGGTGGTTGCGGAGAAGGGTGCCACGGAGCTGTCCAGCGTGATCGGTCTCGCCTGTGAACGCTTCAGCCACGAGTTGGGACTCAGCGAGAAGGGCAAGCAGACCCTGGCCGAGGAGGTTGGCGTCCTTGGCAAAGCGGTGACGGAACGAGGGCGTGTGCTCGGCCTGAATCACGACTTGCCGGTCGAACTGTACGCGGCAGTCGTCCTGCCCGAGCGTCGCCGACGTCGCGCGGTGCTGAAGCAAGAGGTCGGCAGATTGCATCTGCGACTGGCGGAGATGCTGCAGGTGGACGACAGCAACTCGCCGCGGGCCGCAGAGCCGGCGCGGGTTGCGCGGAGTCTAGGGGAAGTGGATTTCGTGGACTCTGCCGCCCTCGCGCCGTTCTTGGCGCGACGGCAAGGCTCGCAGCGCATGAGCGACGAGCGGCGGCTGCGCCTTCAGCGTACTGCCGCCATCCTCGAAGACTTCATGAGCAAGCTGGACGTGGCGCCAGAGTTGTTCCTGGTCAGCGCACGCGCCGTAGACCCCGGCCCCTGGCGCGTGCATGCGGTCACCCACGACGACCCCTTGGGTGTGGCTCTTGGGCTCTTCGACGGCTTGGTGTGGGAGCTGATGCCAGTCGTGCGCGCCTTGCGCGTGGCACGCCTCGAAATCCAAGGCGTGTACGATGATGCAATCCATGGTCCGGTCCTGGACGAATTGGATTGGAGCCGATTCGAAGAGGCGGAGTTGTCGTGCCTGCCGCCGGTGCTGGCCGTCGAAACAGCCGAGGCTGTCTGGAGTGTCTCCCAGCACTCGCTCTCGGATGTGATGCAGAGCGGACGCCCCATCCACGTGTTGGTGGAGGAACCCTTCGGCAGCGACTCCGAACACCCCCTGGGCGGACTGGGCTACGCTCTCGTCGGGCATCGAGAGGCGGTCGTCGTGCAGACGAGTCTAGCGCGACCCGATCATCTCGTTCGCGGCCTCACCTTCATGGCGGACACGACCCGCCCGGCGTTCATGGTGGTGCCGCCGCATCCGAGCACCGGACCGATGCCTGCATGGCTGCGTCTGGCCGCTGGCCACGAGGGCCGTGCGGCCCCGTGCTTCAGCTACGTGCCTGATCGCGGTTTGACCTGGGCGGAGAGCTTCGACGTGTCGGGCAACCCGTCGCCTGAGGCTTCCTGGCCGGTTCATGCCATCGATGCCGAGGACGCGAGCGGAAACCCCGAGTCCGTGGAAGAAGCCTTCACCTTCGCGCACGCTGCCGCCTTGGAACTCGGCTTCCGTCAGCACTTCTGGGCCGTGCCCGTCAAAGCGTGGAGCGACGAACAGATCCCCATGGCCGAGTACTTGGAGCAAATGCTCCATGGTGAGCCCGAGAAGATCCCCTACGTCTGGACCACGGACGCGGCGGGCAACCTCGGACGGGCCATCGTTTCGCGCGCCATGGCGCAAGAGAGCCACCGCGCACTGCGGCTCTGGCGCGCCCTGGAGGAGTTGGGCGGAACGCGAAACGAGTACGCGCGCCGCGCGGCCCTGGCGGCGCGGGAATCCGCTCAGCAAGAAGCCGAGCAAGAACGGCAGGACCTCGAGAAGCGCCACGCGGCCGAGCTCGAACGCGTCCGTGACGAAACCGCGGGCGAGGCACTCGAACGCTTGGCCCGCGCGCTGATGGATCCGCAGAGTCTGGCCCTCGCCGGACCGACCGGCGCGGCACTGCCCATGCCGATGTCGCCTGCTCCGGCGCCGTCGTCCCCGGCCGCGGAGGCGGCTCCCGCGGAGGCAGCACCCGCTCCCGCCGTGGAAGAAGAAGAGGAGGAGATGTCCTTCTCGGATCCCTTCGTGGATACGGTGCTGTGCACCAGCTGCAACGAGTGCATCAACATCAATCCCAAGTTGTTCGTCTACAACGGCGACAAGCAGGCGGTGCTCGGCGACGCTTCGGCCGGCACGTTCCTGCAACTGGTCAAGGCCGCGGAAAAGTGCCCGGCGAGTTGCATCCACCCCGGCGCGCCTCGCAAGGGTGACACCACCGCCAACGATGAACTCGTGGCGCGCGCCGCAAAGTTCAATCAGTAG
- a CDS encoding thiamine pyrophosphate-dependent enzyme: MHGLKLDWVCEMPPRHFVLEDYEGAVPRWCPGCGDHAVLTAVQKLVRDEQLPPEKIAMVSGIGCSSRFPHYMKTYGFHGLHGRALPVACGVRSRRPDLHVFVSTGDGDCCAIGTAHWIHAIRYNMKMTVMLFDNNIYGLTKMQTSPTTREGWSSNTHPTGNPLSPLNPLSVVLGITNASFLAQTVDWNPAHVSATLRQAYHHEGLSFVRILQRCPHYMDHVWDEVQQDPNRLLLLEHEQGIPLDPALKRLFPNSVAHDPSDLSKARDIAHREDVMPVGLLYRNENAQRYDFASAQGLGTPPEARIRAVQAAIDRFMV; this comes from the coding sequence ATGCACGGTCTCAAGTTGGATTGGGTCTGCGAGATGCCACCCCGGCACTTCGTGCTGGAGGACTACGAAGGCGCGGTTCCGCGCTGGTGCCCCGGTTGCGGCGATCACGCCGTACTCACAGCGGTACAGAAGTTGGTGCGTGACGAGCAGCTACCTCCAGAAAAGATCGCCATGGTCAGCGGCATTGGCTGCTCCAGTCGTTTCCCCCACTACATGAAGACCTACGGCTTCCACGGTCTGCACGGACGCGCGTTGCCGGTGGCCTGTGGCGTTCGTTCGCGGCGCCCGGATCTGCATGTCTTCGTCTCGACGGGAGACGGTGACTGCTGCGCCATTGGAACGGCGCACTGGATTCACGCCATCCGCTACAACATGAAGATGACCGTCATGTTGTTCGACAACAACATCTACGGTCTGACCAAGATGCAGACCTCGCCGACCACACGCGAGGGCTGGTCTTCCAATACCCACCCCACTGGTAACCCGCTCAGCCCCTTGAACCCGCTGTCGGTCGTGCTGGGCATCACCAACGCTTCGTTCCTGGCGCAAACCGTGGACTGGAATCCTGCCCACGTCTCCGCCACCCTGCGCCAGGCCTATCATCACGAGGGACTCAGCTTCGTGCGGATTCTCCAGCGCTGCCCGCACTACATGGACCACGTATGGGACGAAGTGCAGCAGGATCCGAATCGACTGCTGCTGCTCGAGCATGAGCAAGGCATCCCCCTCGACCCAGCGCTCAAGCGCTTGTTCCCCAACTCCGTCGCTCACGACCCGTCGGACCTCTCCAAGGCCCGTGACATCGCGCACCGCGAAGACGTGATGCCAGTCGGGCTCCTCTATCGCAACGAGAACGCCCAGCGCTACGACTTCGCGTCTGCGCAGGGTTTGGGGACCCCTCCCGAGGCACGCATCCGCGCGGTGCAGGCGGCGATCGATCGTTTCATGGTCTGA
- a CDS encoding 2-oxoacid:acceptor oxidoreductase subunit alpha: MTTASGQSQPQQPTSKTPRAERTEVKQHVVEIVCDSGEGAQTAGQLFGTISARMGNGVWTVEIIPAEIEPPFRSRSGASGNRIRLGSDQVNNMGDEADVVIAFNEQVLYSRIDLGAFRAGTRVFLESKWKDDPLETVRKEYADAVADFKQRGYEVIEIPMEVECLKVVADARRGKNMWALGLLCELYGHDIDRVLDEVKRKFGKKGEKVIAANMALVQGGFLWAQENLTERFYVPPRKTTEEYVVMNGNQACALGILASGIELCSMYPITPATSVTHYLAATMSKCGGFIHQAEDEIAAIGFAIGASYAGKTTVTVTSGPGLALKTEFIGLAVMAEVPLVIVDVQRGGPSTGLPTRVEQGDLLAALYGEPGDAPKIVIAPSTIPECFHFMVTARKLAEAFRGPVIVLTDANLATGQQPFVRPEVQEEWQAPPIDQSDWDPSVAPYAWDEDTGLSARPIPGQRGGNYVLTGLAHDEHSKVAYESAINQRGMEYRSRKMAVLQQSLKPPTVYGDQEGDLLVVNWGSARGAVEEAIDRIRADGKKVGSVTLRFLQPLEPGLEEIFKRFKRVMTVEINYSDEPDAPHVTAENRRYSQLAWYLRARTLVDIDCWSRVPGIPLPPGMIEAELRRRLANGASA; the protein is encoded by the coding sequence ATGACAACCGCTTCCGGCCAATCCCAACCACAGCAACCTACATCCAAGACCCCTCGAGCCGAACGCACCGAGGTCAAGCAACACGTCGTCGAGATCGTCTGCGACTCCGGTGAGGGCGCGCAAACCGCGGGACAACTGTTCGGCACCATCAGCGCTCGAATGGGCAACGGGGTCTGGACCGTGGAGATCATCCCGGCGGAGATCGAGCCTCCGTTTCGGTCACGGTCGGGGGCCAGCGGTAACCGCATTCGCCTCGGCAGCGACCAAGTGAACAACATGGGGGACGAGGCGGACGTCGTCATCGCCTTCAACGAGCAAGTGCTCTACAGCCGGATCGATCTCGGTGCCTTTCGCGCTGGGACACGGGTCTTCCTGGAGAGCAAGTGGAAGGACGACCCGCTCGAGACCGTTCGCAAGGAGTACGCGGACGCCGTCGCGGACTTCAAGCAGCGCGGCTACGAGGTCATCGAAATCCCGATGGAGGTCGAGTGCCTCAAGGTCGTTGCCGACGCGCGTCGCGGCAAGAACATGTGGGCACTCGGACTACTGTGCGAGCTCTACGGTCACGACATCGACCGTGTGCTCGACGAAGTGAAGCGCAAGTTCGGCAAGAAGGGCGAGAAGGTGATCGCTGCCAACATGGCGTTGGTGCAGGGTGGCTTCCTTTGGGCCCAAGAGAACCTCACCGAACGCTTCTACGTGCCTCCGCGCAAGACGACCGAGGAGTACGTGGTGATGAACGGCAACCAGGCCTGCGCCCTCGGCATCCTGGCAAGCGGTATCGAGCTCTGCTCGATGTACCCGATCACGCCGGCCACCTCGGTGACGCACTACCTGGCCGCAACGATGTCGAAGTGCGGCGGCTTCATCCACCAGGCCGAAGACGAGATCGCCGCCATCGGCTTCGCGATCGGCGCCTCCTACGCTGGCAAGACCACGGTCACCGTGACCTCCGGCCCGGGCCTGGCTCTGAAGACCGAATTCATCGGTTTGGCCGTCATGGCCGAAGTGCCCCTCGTCATCGTGGACGTTCAACGCGGTGGCCCCTCCACGGGCTTGCCCACCCGCGTGGAACAAGGCGACCTGCTCGCGGCGCTCTATGGTGAACCGGGCGACGCGCCGAAGATCGTGATTGCACCCAGCACCATTCCCGAGTGCTTCCACTTCATGGTCACGGCCCGCAAGCTGGCGGAGGCCTTCCGCGGCCCCGTGATCGTGCTGACGGACGCCAACTTGGCCACGGGGCAGCAGCCCTTCGTCCGGCCCGAAGTGCAGGAAGAGTGGCAAGCGCCACCGATCGATCAGTCTGACTGGGATCCGTCGGTCGCTCCCTACGCCTGGGACGAGGATACCGGTCTGTCCGCGCGACCCATTCCGGGACAGCGTGGAGGCAACTACGTGCTCACCGGCTTGGCCCACGACGAGCACAGCAAGGTGGCGTACGAGTCTGCCATCAACCAGCGCGGCATGGAGTATCGCAGTCGCAAGATGGCGGTGCTGCAACAGTCCTTGAAGCCGCCCACGGTGTACGGCGACCAGGAAGGTGACCTCCTGGTGGTGAACTGGGGATCTGCTCGCGGCGCCGTGGAAGAGGCCATCGACCGCATTCGCGCCGACGGAAAGAAGGTAGGGTCGGTGACGTTGCGATTCCTGCAACCCCTGGAGCCAGGGCTGGAGGAGATCTTCAAGCGTTTCAAGCGAGTGATGACCGTCGAAATCAACTACAGCGACGAACCCGATGCGCCTCACGTCACTGCCGAAAACCGCCGCTACTCCCAGCTGGCCTGGTATCTCCGGGCGCGGACGTTGGTGGACATCGATTGTTGGTCTCGCGTGCCGGGCATTCCGTTGCCGCCCGGGATGATTGAAGCGGAATTGCGGCGACGACTTGCCAACGGCGCGAGCGCCTGA
- a CDS encoding hemerythrin domain-containing protein, translating to MADDTLADILDEHRHVTDLIGRLQTAMEDEKAGEPWAEQVAGMLDQLVKLLREHFGGEAETTFFQEMIEAEPRLTNQLQKLALEHSAILRAFVEGADLAKRLSTGEGEAKQLRRKVQVAIATLRRHEAEENELVMQAYWDDMGGRG from the coding sequence ATGGCTGACGATACCCTAGCCGACATTCTCGATGAGCATCGGCACGTGACCGACTTGATCGGTCGATTGCAGACTGCCATGGAGGACGAGAAAGCCGGGGAGCCTTGGGCTGAGCAGGTCGCTGGAATGCTGGACCAGTTGGTGAAGCTGCTTCGCGAGCACTTCGGTGGCGAAGCGGAGACGACCTTCTTTCAGGAGATGATCGAGGCGGAGCCGCGCTTGACGAATCAGCTGCAGAAGCTGGCGCTGGAGCATTCCGCGATTCTGCGGGCTTTCGTCGAGGGAGCGGACTTGGCCAAGCGGCTGAGCACGGGGGAGGGCGAAGCCAAGCAGCTTCGCCGCAAGGTACAGGTGGCCATCGCCACCCTGAGGCGTCACGAAGCCGAGGAAAACGAGCTGGTCATGCAGGCCTACTGGGACGACATGGGGGGCCGTGGCTGA
- a CDS encoding histidine phosphatase family protein, with product MNTLLILRHAKSSWADSSLGDHDRPLNRRGERDAPRMARVVVERGWVPEIILSSSALRARATAQAVVEASDWSPDLQFSRRLYLATPGQMLDELAHLPSFVTRAMLVGHNPGLEDLATELCGIELRLPTAALLVLQVPPPWDALVGGVAQILQNLTPKQLEPPS from the coding sequence GTGAACACGCTGCTGATCCTTCGTCATGCGAAGTCCAGCTGGGCGGATTCGAGTCTGGGCGACCACGATCGTCCTCTCAATCGTCGCGGAGAGCGCGACGCTCCTCGCATGGCACGGGTGGTCGTGGAGCGCGGCTGGGTGCCCGAGATCATCTTGAGTTCGTCCGCGCTGCGTGCGCGCGCAACGGCGCAAGCCGTGGTCGAGGCCAGCGACTGGAGCCCGGACCTTCAGTTCTCACGGCGCCTGTACTTGGCGACGCCCGGACAAATGCTGGACGAGTTGGCGCACCTTCCGTCCTTCGTGACCCGGGCCATGCTGGTTGGTCACAACCCGGGCTTGGAAGACCTCGCCACTGAGCTCTGTGGCATCGAGCTGCGACTGCCCACGGCCGCCCTGCTGGTGCTCCAGGTTCCGCCCCCGTGGGATGCCCTCGTAGGCGGCGTCGCGCAGATTTTGCAGAACTTGACCCCGAAGCAACTCGAACCCCCGAGTTGA